GCTTTCTGCGAGTAGTGTATTCACATTCCTTGCCACTTTGCACCTTGCCCAAGACCCAGTTAGCTATATCCCAGAAGTTTTGGCCATATTCATTGAAGCAAAGGTTTCACTAGATCGGATTCAAAGGTTCCTTGAAGAGCCAGAattacagaaaagaaattttctgCAGGACAGCAGCAACAAAGAGATCGACAAATCCATTCTCATCAGGGCAAGTGAAATTTTTTGGGATGCTAATTCCTCAACAAGAGCTACATTAAGGAACATAAACTTGGCAATTGAAGAAGGAGAGATGGTGGCTGTCTGCGGAGAAGTTGGTTCCGGAAAATCAACCCTCTTAGCTGCTTTGCTTGGAGAAGTTCCTAAAATTAATGGAACGGTAAGTTATGATAAAAGCTTTCACTTGCGTTTTCTCTATATTCGAGGTTTTTTATAAGGCAATTTCTGCTAATAAAGTATACACTTTGTTGTCCAGGTTCATGTTGATGGAAATATAGCATATGTTCCTCAAGTTGCATGGATCCAAACCGGGACAATACAAGAAAATATTCTATTTGGGTCTAAACTGGATGAAGTTAGATATCAGGAGGTGATTGAGAGATGTTCCCTGGTGAAAGATCTTGAAATGTTTCAATTTGGGGACCTTACACAGATTGGGGAAAAAGGAGTCAATTTGAGCGGTGGACAGAAACAACGCATCCAACTCGCGCGTGCATTGTATCACGATGCTGATGTATATCTCTTGGATGATCCGTTCAGTGCAGTGGATGCACATACAGCAACTTTCCTATTCAATGTATAGTACAATACATCCTTTTGTGAGTAATCTGATTTACTGGAAATGTGTTCTTATGTAAGAAAGCTTGGATTGTTGCAGGAATATGTCCTCAGAGCTTTGTCAGGGAAGACAGTGCTACTTGTCACACACCAAGTCGACTTTCTTCCAGCTTTCTATTCTATTTTGGTTAGCTTCCCCCATTTTCAAGCTATAGGCTGACATTTCCATTTGAATGTTACTTTAAACAATATATAGCAAATGTCATATAAATCTGATTTTCTAACAGTTGATGTCTGGTGGAGAAATAATAAGACAAGCCACTTATGAAGAGTTGATGGCTTCCAGTCAGGAATTTCAAGACCTTGTAAATGCACACAAGAACACAGCTGGTTCCAGTGAAGGGCAAAATTATATTCCTTCTGGAGAAAGAACTGAAACTTACAAAGATGAAATCCAGAAAGCTTATATTCAAGAACAATTAAGAGAGCCTATGGCGGATCAATtgatcaaagaagaagaaagagaagtgGGAGACACCGGTTTCAAGCCTTATATGCAGTACTTGAGGCATGGCAAAGGCTTTTTATACTTCTCCGTGGGAAACATATTCCATGTCATGTTTTTAATTGGCCAACTGATTCAGAACTATTGGTTGGCTGCGAACATCGAGAATTTTCACGTGAGCCGAATTTTCTTGTTCACAATTTACACTACAACAGGTCTTACTGTGGCATTCTTTATGCTCCTGAGATCCTTAAGTATAGTTCCACTTGGATGTGGCGCGTCGAGATCTATATTTTCTACTTTGTCAGCATCTCTTTTTCGTGCACCAATGTCCTTTTATGACTCCACACCTATTGGAAGAATACTCAGCAGGGtaagaaaatataatttttcattCCTATGTTTTGAAGCCAAAACTTcatattattttgattttttttttctgcagGTGTCATTTGATTTGAGCATCATTGACATTGAAGTTGCTTACAGAATGATAACTATAGGCATAATCCTCACCTCGTACTCAAATTTTGCAGTACTTGCTTTTCTTACTTGGCCAGTCTTGTTTGTAATTATTCCCATGGTTTACATAAGCTCACAATTGCAGGTATCAGAATCATCTATTTGTGGCCATTCCTTTATTTGATCACTTTGTTTGTGCTTCTGATTCAATGCTTTTCATGACTTGCTTTCATACATGTAGACATACTACTATGCGTCTACGAAAGAGTTGATGCGAAACAATGGCACAAGCAAGTCTTCAGCTGCAAGCCAGTTTGCTGAATCAATTGCAGGAGCCATGGTAATTAGAGCTTTTAAGCAGGAAGACCAATTCTTTTCAAAGAATCTAGATCTCATTGACAGAAATGCAAGTTCATACTTCCACTATTTCACTGCGAACGAGTGGTTGATTCAACGTCTTGAAATACTGTGTGCAATTGTTCTCTCTTCCACAACACTTGCCATGGTATTGCTCAAGCTTGGAGATTATTCCCCTGGTCAGTTATAGTTGGTTGTCAAGTTTTCCAGCACCATTTTCTGGGGTTAAAAGCACCCACTGTCACTAAGAGGTTATTTTTTGCACCGGTCGTCACTATAGTCGTtttgagacaaaaaaaaaaaaagtcattaaAGTAGCACAATTGTGCCAATAAAGTCACTGTGGCCGGATCCAATGACTTGCTCCACTGGAATGACACATGGCTGCCATTTGGATGTCCCCTTCAAGTTAGTTTCTTACATTTTGATGAGGTGTCACTGACACCTGCATTCTGGTGGAGCAAGTTATTGGATCTGGCCATAGTGACTTTATTGACATACATGTGCTAGTTTAGTGACTTTATTGTCTCAAAAACGACTTTAGTGACTATGGATGCAAATATCCTCTACTTAAATGACCGTGGATGCTTTTGATCCCATTTTTCTGCATATAACTTGTTAAAAGAACTATTTTGGATACAATTTGATGTCAGGATTCATTGGAATGGAGCTATCTTATGGCCTTTCATTGAACACGTTTCTCGTTGGTTCGATCCAGTTCCAGTGCTTGCTATCAAGTTCAATCATATCTGTAGAAAGACTAGAACAATACCTGCTTATTCCTAGTGAAGCTCCAGAAGTGATAGAGGGTAATAGACCTGACCCCAATTGGCCTGCTGTAGGTAAAGTGGAAATATGTAATCTGAAGGTAAAGTGCAAAATATGTATATCTTGTTCTGTCTATTCACAACAtcaataactatatatatataggcctAATACATAGGCGACGCTTCCAAGTTGGCTGTAAAAGCCGATTGTCGGTCTGACCTTTGAAAATTTCAGATATTAAtatcaattggttccatgacatagTATCAGAACCTCTTAGATCAAGGGTTCGATTCTTGGAAAccctttttattgatttaatttCAATACATGGTAAGATGTGTCTTAGTTGTACACGCTTCAAGCGTAGTTGCATTTCTGTGCGGCGGTGTATtggagcttttagttcaattggttctgTTGCAGAAAACAATCGCTTAACtctttaaacttgcttaaaatgacctATTGAACatttaaacttgcttaaaatgacctATTGGTGCCGTGGACATGTTTGAAGTGACATGTACTTCAACTTGTTCAAATCCCCACTTCCTTTGCCAAGTAGGACTTAGGGGGTTAATCATGTcaaagcaagtttagggagaaattttattatacgtCGCACCATGTCATCTAGGTGTATTGTGGATAATGTGATGTCAAATATTTTAGAATCTAGGGTCTATAATTTGACCTATCGGTTCTGTGAACTTGCCTGAAGTGACATGCGCTTCAACTTGTTCAAATATCAACTTGCTCTACCAAGTAGGACTTAGGGGGTTAATCATGTTACTTTAAGGAAGTTTAgggataatttttattatatgcCTGACGCACCATGTCATTTGTATGTATTGAATAATTTGATGCCACATATTTTAGAATCTAGGATCTATAATTTTGGGATTTACTTGAGTCtagaattttatataaataattaattgaaaaatatctaattaattaattacagtgtatcatgacatcaaattattGGTCGGCTCACGGATGACGTGATGTGCCATGGATGACATGGTGCTCTAAGCGtctaataaaatttctcaagttCAGGGGTTCAGTTCATCGTTTTCAAAGTTTTAGGGGTCATTAGACTTTTTTGAACACGTTTGTGCGCTAGGGACGGATGTCTTAGGCAATATTTATATGTATGGCTGCTACATTATTAACATTACATCTCATAATATCAAACAGGTACGATATAGACCCAATGCTCCACTTGTTCTCGATGGAATAAGTTGCAACTTTGAAGGAGGACATAAAATTGGGATAGTTGGAAGAACTCGAAGTGGAAAAACAACTCTCATTAGTGCCTTGTTTCGTCTGGTTGAGCctgcagaaggaaaaatagttATAGATGGCATTGACATTTCCACAATTGGGCTTCATGATCTAAGATCACATTTGGCAATCATCCCACAGGAACCAACTCTTTTTGTTGGCTCTGTCCGGTACAACCTGGACCCCTTTTCGAACCATACAGACGAAGAAATATGGCAGGTGAAAATTCTAATTTgactagggctgtaaatgagctgaGCCGCTCATGAGTGGCTCGACTTTCGACTTGGTAAAAGCTCGAGTGGGTTCGGCTTGATTTAtaaatgagccgagcttgagcatggCGAAACTCGATTCTCGTGAGTAGGCTTGGTTTTAGGTTCATGAATAAGTTCATAaacaagctcgattataatgCCCACGAACATGCTCGTGAGCAGGTttggttcgattatttttttaataatagtatttctataaaggggaaaatgtaaaacaacatAGTTTTGTAATgttcaaaactatgtagttttgtgctaaagaaatttcaaataagCTGAGCCTCTCGGcattcggctcgataaaagctcgaccGGGTTtggctcgatttataaatgagCTGAGCTTAAGCACTGCAAAACTTgaataaacataattaatgagtttttCGCGAGTGAAGTTCATGAACATAATTTTAATGAGCTGCTCGGGAGAAAATCTCGTAAACAAGCTTGCAAGCAGTTCACAAACAAGATGTTGAGCTTGTAACAAATTGTATTTCTGCGTAATTGCAATTGATGACAAACTGTCTATTTATACAAAGTACAGTTGTTGTTGTATTGAATGACTAGTCTAGAGATTGACCTAGATATCAGGAACTAACAGTAAGATACATGGTTATCTACTACTAACTAATATATtctctaatacacccccgtagttGAAAGGTTCGGAGGCCGAACATTGAGACTAGTCCGGAAATCTTCGAAGAGTGGTGATGGTAAgcctttggtgaagatgtcggcTATCTGATAACGAGATGGGACGTGTAGGACACGTACTTCACCTTTAGCTACTCTTTCACGAACAAAGTGAATGTCCATCTCAACATGTTTGGTGCGATGGTGTTGAACTGGATTGCCACTGAGATATACGGCACTGACATTGTCACAATAGACTAGAGTAGATTTGGCAATTGGGCAgccaagttcaagaagaaggttgcggatccagcaagtttcaGACACTACATTTGCAACGCCGTGGTACTCAGCTTCAGCACTGGACCTGGACAGTGTGGGCTGTCGTTTGGCTGACCAAGAGATGAGACTGTCTCCGAGGAAGACACAGTAACCGGAGGTGGATCTGCGGGTATCGGGGCAGCCTGCCCAATCAGCATCGGTGTACGAGGTGAGTTGAGTGGGAGATGATGCCAGCAATGTAAGACCAAGATCAAGAGTACCATGAACGTATCGTAAAATACGCCTAAGAGCAGCCATGTGTGATGTTTTGGGATCGTGCATGAACAAGCAAATCTGTTGTACTGCATAAGAAATGTTTGGTCTGGTAAGAGTCAAATACTGAAGAGCTCCTGCTAGTTTTCTGTATTCAGTAGGATCGTGGTAAGCGGAGCCCGAGGAGATGCTGAGCTTTTGTTTGGTATCCACTGGGGTATTGGCtgcgttgcaggatgcaagaccGGCTTTCTCAATTATTTCTgatgcatatttcttttgagaTAAGAATAGTGAGTCATGAGATCTAGTGACTGAAATTCCCAAGAAATAATGTAACggacccaagtctttcattgcaaattcaGAATTCAACTGAGATAGAATAGATGACTGAACCACATCCGAAGAGGTAACCAGAACAATATCGTCTACATACAGAAGGATATAAGCAGTATCGGTACCTTGTCTGTATATGAACAATGAGTTATCTGAGATGCTATTGACAAATCCCACTTTGATGACAAAATTGGCGAATCGCTGATACCAGGCCCGAGGAGCCTGCTTAAGACCATATAGAGATTTGCGAAGTAAACAAACATGGTCAGGATAGAGAGAGTCCCGGAGGCCCAATGGCTGATGCATGTACACAGTTTCATTAAGATCGCCATGTAGAAAAGCATTCTTGACATCCAATTGCCGAATGTTCCAATTTTTGGATAATGCTATACTGAGAACTGCTCTAATTGTTGCCGGTTTGACCACAGGACTAAATGTTTCACCACAATCAACTCCAACCAACTGTCCGGATCCATTTCCAACCAGTCTAGCTTTGTATCGCTCAAAGGAGCAATCTGCATGtgttttgtgcctgaaaatccaccaactacgaataatATTAGCATTTTTGGGACGGGGTACgagtacccacgtcttattttgaattaaagccTCAAATTCATCAGTCATGGCCTGTGACCAATTTGGATCACTTAATGCAAGGGATGGCGTTTTAGGGACTGGGGATATGGCTGTCTGTTTGGAGGCGGAGAGGTTGAGCATACGACGTGGTTTTCGGATGCCGTTTTGAGCTCGTGTGGTCATGGTGTGGCTGGTTGGATTTATTTGAGGATTGATTGCAGTACCAGGGCGAGTATGGGATGGAAGAGGGGTTGTCGCAGGTTGAGAATTGAGGGAGGATTGTTGTATTGACGGGGAAGGGACGGATGCGAGCCGTGAGGATGTCACTGGGACTGGGGACTCGTAGGGAGACACTAGGGGAGAAAATGACGCAGTAGATGAAGACAACAAAGGGGACGAATCTGTTTTGGAGGGCGACGGAGACAACGACTCGGAATTGGAGGATGACGGAGAGGCACATGACGGACGCAGTGGGGTGGACGCAGACGAAGGATTTTGACTCGAATGGACAGACGACGGATTAGAGATAGGGGACAGCGGGATTGGCGAGAGACCTGGAGTGAGGCACTCGTCGACCACGCAAGGCGCCGAGACGGGAGATGTGTATGTGTTTGATTGGGAACGGAAAGGAAACTTTGATTCGTCAAAGACGACGTGACGGGAAATGATGAATCTGTTTTTAGAAATGTCAAAGCACTTATATCCTCGATGATTTGGAGGATAACCGAGAAAGACACACGGGAAAGAGCGAGCTTCTAGTTTGTGACGTGACACGGAAGGGATTAGGGGAAAGCATAGACATCCAAAAATACGTAAGTGAGAGTAATTTGGATCCCGTTGATATAGAATTTTAGTGGGAGATTCGTATCCTAATATTTTGTGGGGATATATATTGAGAAGGTATGTTGCTAATTCAAGGGCGTGATGCCAAAATTTAAATGGGACAGAAGCATGGTTCATGACGGTTCGAATGAGATTATTGATTGTGCGAATTGTACGTTCAGATTTCCCATTTTGGGGAGAGGTGTAAGGGCATGAGAACCGAAATTGCATGCCGTGTGTGTGACAAAATTGACGAAAGGAGTTGTTATTAAATTCTCCCCCGTTGTCGcactgaaaaactttaatttcacGTTCAAATTGTGTGCGAATAAAGGAGCGGAAGGTAAGAAAGACATTATAAACTTGTGATTTATGTGCTAATGGGAATGTCCAAAGAAAATTAGTGTAATTATCAAGGAACAACACATAGTAACGGTGACCACTTGAACTCATGACTGGAGATGTCCATATATCACTGTGAATTAAATCAAAAGGCATACACGCATAATTGTTTGAGGACTGAAACGGTaattttacttgttttccaTTAATACATGAAGAACAGACAGAATTATCCGTAACTTTATTACACGAAATGAAATTTTTATTGAGCAAGGCATTCAAAACAGGAAGCCCGGGATGTCCTAATCGACTATGCCAAACATTAGAAGACAAAATAGTAAAGACGGAAGGAGAAGACGGTGACAGATGGTTGCTAGACGCGACTGGATATAGGTCCTCGGTACTGTTACATCTCATGATATGACGATCCGTctgtaaatccttcacagaaaaaccGAAAGGGTCAAATTCGACAGAAACTTGGTTATCTTTTGTGAATTGACGAACAGAGATAAGATTTTTGATAAGTTTAGGAGCATGCAAGACATTATTTAGATGTAATGGCTGAGTTTTAGTTGCTAAGATTGCATTACCAGATCCACAAATAGGTACACAGTGACCATTACCAACAATAATGTTTTCATTGAGGCtagaattaaaataagaagtgAGTGTACCTTGTTGTGCTGTCATATGAGATGTAGCTCCGGTGTCCATATGCCACTGATCCGAAGGTGGTGCAATGGACATGGTGTGCATGGCTTCTGCGATATCAGTAAGAGTGTATGACGGATTGATCATACTTAGATGTGCTTGTTGTGTATTCGGGCGGGGACCCAAGATGCCAGATTGATGTTGTGGTCTACCTGAATGAGGCTGAGTTGGCCAATTATTTGTCGGATAGGGGCAAGGAGGTGCCGCCCATGGCTGTTGTGGAGCCCAAGGGAGTGAATAACCCCATGGAAGATTGTACGGTGTCCGATAGGAGGGAGAGCCAGAGTAGCGCGGACCTGGTTGAATTTGTCGACATTTTGGTGTGGAGGTAGGTGGAGCCGAACGGAATCGGAGATTTAGGTGGGTGGGGATGAAAGAAGCGATTGACCAGTGATGGTGATCGTGGAGAAGCGGCGGTGGCCGGAGATAGAAAAGGGTAAGCGGCGGCGATAGCCGAGAGGTGGGGAAGAAATTAGGGTTTAGGTATTCAGCTTTGATACCATGTAACAAATTGTATTTCTGCGTAATTGCAATTGATGACAAACTGTCTATTTATACAAAGTACAGTTGTTGTTGTATTGAATGACTAGTCTAGAGATTGACCTAGATATCAGGAACTAACAGTAAGATACATGGTTATCTACTACTAACTAATATATTCTCTAATAGAGCTTGTCAATTTTCTAACGATCCGAGCATGAGCAGGCCAAtgctcgactcggctcgattacatCCCTAAATTTGACAACTCTTCATGTTCACTTTTCTGATAGTGATATCATGTGGAGCTGTCAATTTCTGGCACGACAACATGTTTTATGGAAACAATCCGAATGACATGACCTATTatcatttttgttgcattttatatcatatataattatCTAGAATATTTAGATCACATAACACAAATGatacaataatttatttttgacaCTTCTAATATCATGTATGTTGTAAAATGTCTTGAATTCCTTCATTTCAATGTGAGAATCATAGGTTGTAGAGAAATGTCATCTTCAAGCAGCCATCCAAGAAAAGGAAGGCGGTCTAGATTCTCCAggtgagaaattttattatgaaCAAAATGAGGTAAAATACACCTATAGCTCCTGAATTATAGTGCTATTAAGAGCGTAGTTCTACAACCTCATTTCTTGATATTAAAGTCCCCGAACTTTGCATTATTGTAAGGATAAATGAAAATCCGTTAGAAATTTAACTGAACGCTATCTTGAAAAACTTTGACCACTTCgttgatttttatttatctatGTCACCATAAATATAGTTAAATATCTAAGAGAACTCAGGTGTACAAACTGAATTACATGAGGGTAAAATAGGTATTTAGTCAAAattggcctaatacacaaataacccctgaacttgtctaaatgttgcaactgccccctccaactttcaattgtaacaacttacccctcaaacttgtccaattgtaacaacttaccccttaaacttgtccaattgtaaaacacaattgaagaaacatgtGAAATACAAAATTTTCTTCGTCGTATTGTACTTTAACGTTACAATAATGTAAAGATGTTTATGGTATTATGGATCAATTTGGCCAAATTGATACTTTAACTTGCACAATTTAGTCTAAAATTTGAGTTAGGGTTTTAAATTGCCCTTTATTTTGGCATTTGAGATCAAACTAGTCCAAAATGATGCGAGTGAGCATGAGAAAATGACATGTCATTTTGGTCTGATTTCATCTTAGATGCCAAGTTAAAGGGTCAAATTGATACTCAATTTTGAACTAAATTGATCTTACTAGCCAATTTCAGGAGCCAAATTGATACTTAATTAGATTGTAGAGACCACGTTATTAACAACACGAGCCATGGATGTATTTTACTCTTTCAAAATGCAATTCATGCAAGACCTTTTATTTGTGGCTAAATAGTTTATTAGTCCTTACATTTTTACTTAACGCACTCTTTAGTACATTGTTTAGTATTTAACTTTTGTTCTATTCAACGGTTTAGTTCCTCAAAGTATTTGAATTTTTAAACAGTCTAGTCCCTAAACTGTTGAGTAGAGCAAAAGTTAATGACTAAACAATGCGTTATTAAAATACACGGACCATCCCTAAACTGTTTAGTcttcgtattttaataatacactgtttagttcttaattttttttcgattcaacagtttagtccattgaatatttgaattattaaacagtttaatccaAACTGTTGAGTAGAACAAAAGTTAAAAGACTAAAcagtgttttttaaaatatgcGGACTGAACAGTGTGTTAGCTAAAAATAcagaaactaataaattatttaccctttatttttcACACTAACTTTTACAAATACAGTCAcacaagatggattaaactggAGCATGGGACAGCGACAACTGTTTTGTCTAGGACGAGCATTACTAAAGAGAAGCAAGATATTAGTACTGGATGAAGCTACTGCTTCAATAGACAATGCTACAGATTCCGTGATTCAGAAAACCATAAGAACAGAGTTTGCAGACTGCACCGTAATAACCGTGGCTCACAGAATCCCAACTGTGGTGAATTGCACTATGGTTCTTGCCATTAGTGATGGTAAGTTGTTGCTATCATTCTGACTCAATACTCcataatttattctttttatcTCCTGTTAGTGTTTTGTGAATTGATCAATAGTTTAAAAGTTAAACGTGGTTCAGCCAATTCATAACTACGTCTAGGGGAGTTAACGAGTTGAAAATGGGTAAGGTCGAGCGCGAAAATTTCGGCTTGGCTTGAGCTCGAGAGAACCAAACACATGCTTGGGCTCGAGAATGGCTCGGTTTGAGTACGGAAATGGGATTTCCAATAGCTAATGATATTTCGAATAGTCGGAGACAGGAGATTCATATGAGAAAACATAAGTAAACGAGACTGTCTAGTAGCAGAGCCAAAGAAGAGGGTGTGGGTAGGGGTGTTTACGAGTTGAAAATGGGTAAGGTCGAGCTCGGGTCGAGCACGAAAATTTGAGTTTGGCTTGAGCTCGAGAGAACCAAACACATGCTTGGGCTCGAGAATGAATCGATTCTAGTACGGAAACGGGATCTCTAATAGCTGGAGATATGAGATTCATATGAAAAAACATAAGTAAACAAGAAATGTCCTAGCTTTAAGTGCGGTTTGAACTATTGATTTACGTAATTGGAAGTAACCAATTAGGTTTATGGTGAAACCTAGATCCAATTTGAGTACCTCTACAGGATAGGCCTCTATAGAATTTGTAGACTGCACTATAATAACTGTGGCCACAGAATCCTAACTGTGGTGGATTGCATTATGGTTCTTGCCATTTGTGATGGTAAGTTGTAGCTATGATTCTGACTCAATGCTTGACGATTTATTCTTTTTATGTCATGTTAGTGTTTTGTGAATTGATCAACAATTTGAAAGTTAAACGTGGTTCGGCCAATTCATAACTACGTCTAATAACAGAGCCAGAGAAGAGGGTGTGGGTGTTAACGAGTTGAAAATGGGTAAGATCGAGCTCAGGCCGAGCACGAAAATTTGGGCTTGGCTTGAGCCCGAGAGAACCAATAACAGGCTTGGCTCAAGAATGGCTTGGTTCGAGTATGGAAATGGGATTTCCAATAGCTGGAGATAGGAGATTCATATGAGAAAACATAAGTAAATGAGACTATGTCTAGTCGCAGAGCCATAGAAGAGGGTCTGGGTAGGAGTGTTAATGAGTTGAAAATGGGTAAGGTCGAGCTCGGGACGAGCACGAAAATTTGAGCTCGAGAGAACCAAACACAGGCTTGGGCTCGAGAATGCCTAGGTTCGAGTATGGAAATCATTTCCAATAGCTGGAGGGAGGAGATTCATATGAGAAAACATAAGTAAACGTGACTACGTCTAGTAGCAGAGCTAGAGAAGAGGGTGTGGGTAGGGGTGTTAGCAAGTTGAAAATGGGTAAGGTCGAGCTCGGGCTGAGCACGAAAAATTGAGCTTGGCTCGAGCTCGAGAAACACGTGTTTGGGCTCGAGAATGGCTCGGTTCGAGTTCCGAAATGGGATCTCCAATAGCTGGAGACAGGAGATTCATATGAGAGAAGATAAG
The DNA window shown above is from Euphorbia lathyris chromosome 1, ddEupLath1.1, whole genome shotgun sequence and carries:
- the LOC136211095 gene encoding ABC transporter C family member 10-like isoform X1, whose protein sequence is MKESFWSMFCDDSECSTDSVNKCCSSGFSSLIGPYSTSNMIVIVSADILLLLIIFSISIHKSVSRNPIEAPSRYLSPLLCISSIFNVILGLSYLGLGGWILAEKFKRDHAVLPIYRWAVNLLQGFTWLAVNFILCLPKLFLPYISAMKVCSVFTFLLAGFLCISSVMVAFFDTVVSFQMILNALTFPGAVLLLSCCFKRHISIENHGLYVPLASEKENATPFARAGFFSKMSFWWLNPLMKKGKDKILEDEDIPLLRQEDRAQTCYLAYMEKVRKLKQEQKGSSDSPSMISVIISLHWKQILISGLYALIKVLTTSSGPLFLKAFIDVAEGKEAFKYEGYALTVGLLLAKCLESLSERQWFFRTRLVGLQVRSMLSAAIFQKQLKLSNAAKTAHSPGEIVNYVASDAYRIGEFPYWFHQIWTTSTQLGLALAIVYYTVGLAAIAAFIAIVLTVLASSPLVKTQLKYQRKLLEKQDERLKAITEALSNMKVLKLYAWETHFKKLIDKIREEEIYFISKVLLQKAYNLVLFWSCPIVIPTVTFWTCYLLRIPLSASSVFTFLATLHLAQDPVSYIPEVLAIFIEAKVSLDRIQRFLEEPELQKRNFLQDSSNKEIDKSILIRASEIFWDANSSTRATLRNINLAIEEGEMVAVCGEVGSGKSTLLAALLGEVPKINGTVHVDGNIAYVPQVAWIQTGTIQENILFGSKLDEVRYQEVIERCSLVKDLEMFQFGDLTQIGEKGVNLSGGQKQRIQLARALYHDADVYLLDDPFSAVDAHTATFLFNEYVLRALSGKTVLLVTHQVDFLPAFYSILLMSGGEIIRQATYEELMASSQEFQDLVNAHKNTAGSSEGQNYIPSGERTETYKDEIQKAYIQEQLREPMADQLIKEEEREVGDTGFKPYMQYLRHGKGFLYFSVGNIFHVMFLIGQLIQNYWLAANIENFHVSRIFLFTIYTTTGLTVAFFMLLRSLSIVPLGCGASRSIFSTLSASLFRAPMSFYDSTPIGRILSRVSFDLSIIDIEVAYRMITIGIILTSYSNFAVLAFLTWPVLFVIIPMVYISSQLQTYYYASTKELMRNNGTSKSSAASQFAESIAGAMVIRAFKQEDQFFSKNLDLIDRNASSYFHYFTANEWLIQRLEILCAIVLSSTTLAMVLLKLGDYSPGFIGMELSYGLSLNTFLVGSIQFQCLLSSSIISVERLEQYLLIPSEAPEVIEGNRPDPNWPAVGKVEICNLKVRYRPNAPLVLDGISCNFEGGHKIGIVGRTRSGKTTLISALFRLVEPAEGKIVIDGIDISTIGLHDLRSHLAIIPQEPTLFVGSVRYNLDPFSNHTDEEIWQVVEKCHLQAAIQEKEGGLDSPVTQDGLNWSMGQRQLFCLGRALLKRSKILVLDEATASIDNATDSVIQKTIRTEFADCTVITVAHRIPTVVNCTMVLAISDGKLAEYDEPLKLMSTEGSIFGQLVKEYWSHTNSSSTSSSFSSENWQG
- the LOC136211095 gene encoding ABC transporter C family member 10-like isoform X2, giving the protein MLSAAIFQKQLKLSNAAKTAHSPGEIVNYVASDAYRIGEFPYWFHQIWTTSTQLGLALAIVYYTVGLAAIAAFIAIVLTVLASSPLVKTQLKYQRKLLEKQDERLKAITEALSNMKVLKLYAWETHFKKLIDKIREEEIYFISKVLLQKAYNLVLFWSCPIVIPTVTFWTCYLLRIPLSASSVFTFLATLHLAQDPVSYIPEVLAIFIEAKVSLDRIQRFLEEPELQKRNFLQDSSNKEIDKSILIRASEIFWDANSSTRATLRNINLAIEEGEMVAVCGEVGSGKSTLLAALLGEVPKINGTVHVDGNIAYVPQVAWIQTGTIQENILFGSKLDEVRYQEVIERCSLVKDLEMFQFGDLTQIGEKGVNLSGGQKQRIQLARALYHDADVYLLDDPFSAVDAHTATFLFNEYVLRALSGKTVLLVTHQVDFLPAFYSILLMSGGEIIRQATYEELMASSQEFQDLVNAHKNTAGSSEGQNYIPSGERTETYKDEIQKAYIQEQLREPMADQLIKEEEREVGDTGFKPYMQYLRHGKGFLYFSVGNIFHVMFLIGQLIQNYWLAANIENFHVSRIFLFTIYTTTGLTVAFFMLLRSLSIVPLGCGASRSIFSTLSASLFRAPMSFYDSTPIGRILSRVSFDLSIIDIEVAYRMITIGIILTSYSNFAVLAFLTWPVLFVIIPMVYISSQLQTYYYASTKELMRNNGTSKSSAASQFAESIAGAMVIRAFKQEDQFFSKNLDLIDRNASSYFHYFTANEWLIQRLEILCAIVLSSTTLAMVLLKLGDYSPGFIGMELSYGLSLNTFLVGSIQFQCLLSSSIISVERLEQYLLIPSEAPEVIEGNRPDPNWPAVGKVEICNLKVRYRPNAPLVLDGISCNFEGGHKIGIVGRTRSGKTTLISALFRLVEPAEGKIVIDGIDISTIGLHDLRSHLAIIPQEPTLFVGSVRYNLDPFSNHTDEEIWQVVEKCHLQAAIQEKEGGLDSPVTQDGLNWSMGQRQLFCLGRALLKRSKILVLDEATASIDNATDSVIQKTIRTEFADCTVITVAHRIPTVVNCTMVLAISDGKLAEYDEPLKLMSTEGSIFGQLVKEYWSHTNSSSTSSSFSSENWQG